The following are from one region of the Gemmatimonadota bacterium genome:
- a CDS encoding methyltransferase: MEHTSIHQTTLRNDATYGLGEIALQHPPETSPITPATRISIEAIGVHKHLLHGIGIDWGCGGGCLTIAASRISEVRRVVGFDISEEDVATAGENARLNRAEAKTKFMRSDSFDPFSDTDRRELENLKGKVNFILANPPSSENDDGFEYRRIVLRGARDFLISGGCVFLSISYQYGMPRITNLEKDVPGFRHEGVLATTDCVPFDLARPDLMHCLESYALEEDRGGLEYTFCNPLQPSESLDARASLKLFNQTQHSPLSRWQTHLFRYS; the protein is encoded by the coding sequence ATGGAACACACATCAATACACCAGACCACTCTAAGAAACGATGCGACGTATGGACTTGGAGAAATCGCGCTTCAACATCCACCCGAAACGTCTCCTATTACCCCAGCCACTCGTATCTCAATCGAGGCAATCGGCGTACACAAACACCTGCTTCACGGCATAGGAATCGATTGGGGATGCGGCGGCGGATGTCTCACCATCGCTGCCAGTCGGATTTCTGAAGTACGCCGCGTGGTTGGATTCGACATCTCCGAAGAAGATGTGGCGACAGCCGGCGAGAACGCGCGATTGAACAGAGCCGAAGCCAAGACCAAATTCATGCGCTCTGACTCCTTCGATCCGTTTTCCGACACAGACCGCCGCGAACTGGAGAATCTAAAAGGAAAAGTGAATTTTATCCTGGCCAACCCACCATCCAGCGAGAACGATGACGGATTCGAGTACAGAAGAATCGTTCTGCGCGGTGCCAGAGACTTCCTGATAAGCGGAGGTTGTGTATTCCTCAGCATCTCCTATCAATACGGCATGCCGCGGATTACCAATTTGGAGAAAGACGTCCCAGGATTCCGTCACGAAGGCGTTCTGGCGACCACAGATTGTGTCCCATTTGATCTTGCGCGACCCGACCTGATGCACTGTTTGGAATCATACGCGCTTGAAGAAGACAGAGGCGGCCTCGAATACACCTTCTGCAACCCATTGCAACCATCTGAAAGTCTGGACGCTCGAGCCTCTTTGAAGCTGTTCAATCAAACGCAACACAGCCCCTTGTCGAGATGGCAAACTCATCTATTCAGATATTCTTAG
- a CDS encoding redoxin domain-containing protein has translation MYKAINIFVLLLVFAPLNTAFATESAETVFNQGIDYLYEGEWEKAGTSFKKAIEIDPNFQKAHEYYQNVEFFFFERKEEIRTEYRERIKKDPQNAVLYVLLARILDRNSDERIELLEQAIAVDSTFTPAYTQLLFAYHPNYEKAQDILSKGLKIQPHSIELLDAQAGLFASMGEPERAQDLSREIITSYPDSIDACWAYRALAESEEDEKKRIELLEKTMTLMEQTDFAFSDVYLDLYILYEKIDPQKAIALAKKVTQIRPPFYDRRAPFEAYRFLYHYWIKSDTTKAIDVAVQALNSNSSNHNIYSYLGFQLIQIERDIPLAIQLLNKAKKFDGPDQLWGRTVLGDTPRSQSGYSKICEELDAYYESLLGRAKFVKKDYTEAIQHLSSAIGKIGDSALDAEGYFWLGRAYEKIEKWDNAMVAYANSLAEREDKNVRKFAERLGSQITGLKTSVPEKEVVTIDELISEAQIKKSMPAPDFQAEILEGKKVSLSDYQGKVLILDFWATWCGPCLAELPYFQELVNLYKNDPSVAFLTISQDRSKDVARKFIEQKGYTFPVIFDTGIGQLFEVEGIPLLIVIDKEGKIRYKHFGFDPNNVDFVQLMKKEIQIVLMK, from the coding sequence ATGTATAAAGCAATCAACATATTTGTTCTTCTTCTCGTCTTTGCACCATTGAATACCGCATTTGCCACTGAGTCAGCGGAAACGGTTTTTAATCAAGGGATCGATTATCTCTACGAAGGCGAATGGGAAAAAGCTGGCACATCATTCAAAAAAGCCATCGAAATAGATCCAAATTTTCAAAAAGCCCATGAATATTACCAGAATGTCGAGTTCTTTTTCTTTGAAAGAAAGGAAGAAATACGCACCGAATACAGAGAACGGATCAAAAAAGACCCCCAAAATGCTGTTCTATATGTTCTCTTAGCCCGTATTCTTGATCGGAATTCTGACGAAAGAATTGAACTACTGGAGCAAGCAATAGCTGTAGATTCGACCTTTACGCCCGCTTATACTCAGTTGCTCTTTGCATACCATCCGAATTACGAAAAAGCTCAAGATATTCTTTCAAAGGGATTAAAAATCCAGCCCCATTCAATCGAATTGCTTGACGCACAAGCAGGGTTGTTTGCCTCTATGGGAGAACCTGAACGCGCACAAGACCTATCTCGCGAAATCATCACTTCATATCCAGATTCAATCGACGCCTGCTGGGCTTATCGCGCACTTGCGGAGTCAGAAGAAGACGAGAAAAAAAGAATAGAATTGCTGGAAAAGACGATGACTTTAATGGAACAAACGGATTTCGCCTTTTCTGATGTGTATTTGGATTTGTATATCCTGTACGAAAAAATAGATCCTCAAAAAGCTATAGCCCTGGCCAAAAAAGTAACACAAATTCGTCCTCCTTTCTATGATCGCCGGGCACCATTCGAAGCATACCGTTTTCTCTATCACTACTGGATCAAATCGGATACAACCAAAGCAATAGATGTAGCAGTCCAGGCTTTGAATTCCAATTCAAGTAACCACAACATCTATTCATATTTGGGCTTTCAACTCATACAAATAGAGAGAGATATACCATTAGCAATCCAGTTGCTCAATAAGGCTAAAAAATTCGATGGTCCGGACCAGTTGTGGGGACGTACTGTTTTGGGAGATACCCCACGCAGCCAAAGCGGATATTCAAAGATCTGTGAAGAGTTGGACGCGTATTATGAAAGTTTGCTTGGACGTGCCAAATTTGTCAAAAAAGACTACACGGAAGCGATTCAGCATTTGTCATCAGCAATTGGTAAAATTGGAGATTCCGCTTTAGATGCTGAAGGCTATTTCTGGTTGGGCAGAGCATACGAAAAGATAGAAAAATGGGATAATGCAATGGTCGCATACGCAAATAGTTTGGCAGAAAGAGAAGATAAGAATGTGCGTAAGTTTGCCGAGCGTCTGGGAAGCCAAATTACCGGGCTAAAAACATCTGTTCCTGAAAAAGAAGTCGTCACTATTGATGAACTGATCTCGGAAGCACAGATTAAAAAAAGTATGCCTGCGCCAGATTTTCAGGCAGAGATCCTTGAGGGTAAAAAAGTCTCTTTGTCAGACTATCAAGGCAAAGTTCTAATACTTGACTTTTGGGCTACGTGGTGTGGACCCTGTTTAGCAGAATTGCCATATTTTCAAGAGTTAGTGAACCTTTATAAGAACGATCCATCCGTTGCTTTTCTCACAATTAGTCAGGATCGATCCAAAGATGTCGCCCGAAAATTCATTGAGCAAAAGGGTTACACATTTCCCGTTATTTTTGATACGGGTATCGGCCAACTTTTCGAAGTTGAAGGCATTCCCCTCTTAATAGTTATTGATAAAGAAGGAAAAATACGATACAAGCATTTTGGATTTGACCCCAACAATGTTGACTTCGTCCAACTGATGAAGAAAGAGATACAGATCGTCCTGATGAAATAA
- a CDS encoding GNAT family N-acetyltransferase — protein MANSSIQIFLETVRILKIEMTMSKNINIELLVPDQIDNVLSLSQRLNIDSIPCSYWGLDSDRVSELIDRPNRTRVALKKNVLVGIGTVSQGNLYQRHLAEISVAVCPNYRQQGIAKMLISALEDDAKAIGVEMIKALIWTENLPSKQLFESLGYEHRTTLYAEFKSQDFGEMDSCVYYKRLAYRG, from the coding sequence ATGGCAAACTCATCTATTCAGATATTCTTAGAGACAGTAAGAATCCTGAAGATCGAAATGACTATGTCAAAAAATATAAATATTGAACTGTTAGTCCCAGACCAGATAGATAATGTCCTTTCACTGTCACAACGGCTAAACATTGACTCTATACCCTGTTCATACTGGGGGCTGGATAGCGATAGGGTTTCAGAATTGATAGATAGACCCAATAGAACACGAGTTGCTTTGAAGAAAAACGTGCTCGTGGGTATAGGTACAGTGTCTCAGGGGAACTTATATCAAAGGCATTTAGCTGAAATCAGTGTTGCTGTTTGTCCCAATTACCGTCAGCAAGGTATCGCGAAAATGTTAATCAGTGCTTTGGAAGATGACGCAAAGGCTATAGGCGTGGAAATGATTAAAGCACTTATCTGGACAGAAAATTTGCCTTCCAAGCAGCTTTTTGAATCATTGGGCTATGAACATCGAACAACGCTATATGCCGAATTTAAGAGTCAGGATTTTGGCGAGATGGATAGTTGTGTGTATTACAAAAGGTTAGCCTATCGTGGATAA